One window from the genome of Natrialba magadii ATCC 43099 encodes:
- a CDS encoding DUF7128 family protein: MVVQTERDDATWFECETCGLLFDEKEDAAEHEKRCDGEEPSYIQ; this comes from the coding sequence ATGGTGGTCCAGACCGAACGGGACGACGCCACCTGGTTCGAGTGTGAGACCTGCGGGCTGCTCTTCGACGAGAAGGAAGACGCCGCAGAGCACGAAAAACGATGTGATGGAGAAGAGCCGTCCTACATCCAGTGA
- a CDS encoding AAA family ATPase produces the protein MSGSDSDGVTLSVRAAEKRDAGRGVARIPEMARRQLGVLSGDTIVIEGENGKTTVAKMWPADPSIPERAIQIDGDTRANAGVHVGDTVTVRTKDTSTIRDAERVTLTAPPGLTTSQRQVAEHEATKTLRNRPVRTGEQIRVEGVDQEPFTVVDTTPDGDVRITGSTTVRIAGQSGAASTSQTGTSSGGSATDTESAADSSGTPPAELDETVETSADSSSPSGVTYEDIGGLDEELELVREMIELPLSEPELFQRLGVEPPSGVLLYGPPGTGKTLIARAVANEVDAHFVTISGPEIMSKYKGESEEQLRRTFEEARENAPTIIFFDEIDSIAGTRDDEGDAENRIVGQLLTLMDGLDARGEVIVIGATNRVDSIDPALRRGGRFDREIQIGVPDETGRKEILEVHTRGMPLAEDVSVDALARRTHGFVGADLDAVASEAAMAAIRNRPADEDELATWNQNPTVQKRHFDEALASVEPSAMREYVAESPDTNFGNVGGLETAKQTLRESVEWPLTYDKLFEETNTEPPSGVLLHGPPGTGKTLLARALAGETDVNFVRVDGPEIIDRYVGESEKAIRKVFERARQAAPSIVFFDEIDAITAARGEGHEVTERVVSQLLTELDGMRENPNLVVLAATNRKDQIDPALLRPGRLDTHVYVGEPDHAAREKILEVHSRGKPLGDDVDLAELAGELEGYTGADLEALVRDASMKAIREVADEYSPEEANERADQVVVERRHLEAAREDVDV, from the coding sequence ATGAGTGGGTCGGATTCCGACGGCGTCACGCTGTCGGTACGAGCAGCCGAGAAGCGCGACGCTGGCCGCGGCGTCGCTCGCATTCCTGAAATGGCCCGGCGACAACTGGGCGTCCTGAGCGGCGACACGATCGTCATCGAGGGCGAGAACGGCAAGACGACCGTCGCGAAGATGTGGCCCGCCGACCCGTCGATTCCCGAGCGTGCGATCCAGATCGACGGCGACACCCGCGCCAACGCGGGCGTCCACGTCGGCGACACGGTCACCGTCCGCACGAAGGACACGTCCACCATCCGTGATGCCGAGCGCGTGACGCTGACCGCGCCACCGGGACTCACCACCAGCCAGCGCCAGGTCGCAGAGCACGAAGCTACCAAGACGTTGCGAAACCGACCGGTTCGTACCGGCGAACAGATCCGCGTCGAAGGCGTCGATCAGGAGCCGTTCACCGTCGTCGACACGACGCCGGACGGCGACGTTCGGATCACGGGCTCGACCACAGTCCGTATCGCGGGACAGTCTGGTGCTGCCAGCACGAGCCAGACCGGCACTTCGTCCGGGGGGAGTGCAACCGACACGGAATCGGCGGCCGACTCGAGTGGAACGCCACCAGCGGAGCTGGATGAAACCGTCGAGACCAGCGCCGACTCGAGTTCGCCCTCCGGCGTCACCTACGAGGACATCGGTGGCCTGGACGAGGAACTCGAGTTGGTCCGCGAGATGATCGAGTTGCCGCTTTCAGAGCCGGAGCTGTTCCAGCGTCTGGGTGTCGAGCCGCCTTCGGGCGTGCTCCTCTACGGCCCGCCTGGCACCGGGAAGACGCTGATCGCTCGCGCGGTTGCGAACGAGGTCGACGCCCATTTCGTGACGATTTCGGGGCCGGAGATCATGTCGAAGTACAAGGGGGAGTCCGAAGAGCAGCTTCGCCGGACCTTCGAGGAGGCAAGGGAGAACGCGCCGACGATCATCTTCTTCGACGAAATCGACTCCATCGCGGGAACGCGAGACGACGAGGGCGACGCCGAAAACCGGATCGTTGGCCAGTTGTTGACGCTGATGGACGGGCTCGATGCCCGAGGCGAGGTCATCGTCATCGGGGCGACGAACCGTGTCGACAGCATCGACCCGGCACTCCGGCGTGGCGGCCGATTCGACCGCGAAATTCAGATCGGGGTTCCCGACGAGACCGGCCGAAAGGAGATCCTCGAGGTCCACACCCGCGGAATGCCGCTCGCGGAGGACGTCAGCGTGGACGCGCTCGCGCGGCGAACGCACGGCTTCGTCGGGGCGGACCTCGACGCCGTCGCGAGCGAAGCTGCGATGGCCGCGATTCGCAACCGGCCGGCTGACGAAGACGAACTCGCGACGTGGAACCAGAATCCGACGGTGCAAAAGCGCCACTTCGACGAGGCGCTCGCATCGGTCGAGCCCTCTGCGATGCGCGAGTATGTCGCCGAGTCGCCCGATACGAACTTCGGTAACGTTGGTGGTCTCGAGACCGCAAAGCAGACGCTTCGGGAATCCGTCGAATGGCCGCTGACCTACGACAAACTCTTCGAGGAGACCAACACCGAGCCGCCCTCGGGTGTCCTGCTGCACGGTCCGCCCGGCACCGGAAAGACGCTGCTCGCCCGCGCACTGGCCGGCGAGACGGACGTTAATTTCGTCCGCGTCGACGGCCCCGAAATCATCGACCGCTACGTCGGCGAGAGCGAGAAAGCCATCCGCAAGGTGTTCGAGCGCGCCCGTCAGGCCGCGCCCTCGATCGTCTTCTTCGACGAAATCGACGCCATCACCGCCGCCCGCGGCGAGGGACACGAGGTGACCGAACGCGTTGTGAGCCAGTTGCTCACCGAACTCGACGGCATGCGCGAGAATCCGAACCTCGTCGTGCTCGCGGCGACCAACCGAAAGGATCAGATCGACCCCGCTCTGCTGCGGCCGGGCCGACTCGACACCCACGTCTACGTCGGCGAACCAGACCACGCGGCCCGCGAGAAGATTCTCGAGGTCCACAGCCGCGGCAAGCCGCTTGGCGACGACGTCGACCTCGCTGAACTCGCGGGTGAACTCGAAGGCTACACCGGCGCGGATCTGGAGGCACTCGTTCGAGACGCCTCGATGAAGGCGATTCGAGAAGTAGCAGACGAGTACAGCCCCGAGGAAGCGAACGAGCGGGCGGACCAGGTCGTCGTCGAGCGTCGGCATCTCGAGGCGGCCCGCGAGGACGTGGACGTCTAG
- a CDS encoding DUF7508 domain-containing protein, whose product MPLQKPWRSLDRDAVASAPNRPGVYELGDASGTVLSIDHGVLRDELKTVLAYGDGERVRWTETHTLDQAGELADEHRDRLE is encoded by the coding sequence ATGCCACTCCAGAAACCCTGGCGCTCACTCGACCGCGACGCCGTCGCCAGCGCGCCGAATCGCCCCGGCGTCTACGAACTCGGCGACGCGTCAGGAACCGTGCTCTCAATCGATCACGGCGTCCTGCGCGACGAACTCAAGACTGTACTCGCCTACGGCGACGGTGAGCGCGTCCGCTGGACCGAAACGCACACCCTGGACCAGGCTGGGGAGCTTGCCGACGAGCATCGGGACCGACTCGAGTAG
- a CDS encoding DUF5796 family protein, translated as MSARSNVAPSTITVDLVDGGIVVQYLDGREVFYHGPPEPVAESITTPPGKDVHVLVTDPDGVEGVMTYVNDRDTHDDILEGTGVGRVMLSDDDEEVLFPGVTVTTEAYSIRVDADLSLVDGRVFVFAEDEMSEHAYELVAESETDS; from the coding sequence ATGAGCGCGCGCAGTAACGTCGCCCCGAGTACGATCACCGTCGACCTCGTCGATGGTGGCATCGTCGTCCAGTACCTCGACGGCCGGGAGGTCTTCTACCATGGACCGCCAGAGCCCGTCGCGGAGTCGATCACAACGCCGCCGGGCAAGGACGTCCACGTGCTCGTCACTGATCCCGACGGCGTCGAGGGCGTCATGACCTACGTCAACGACCGGGACACACACGACGACATTCTCGAGGGAACTGGCGTCGGCCGTGTCATGCTCAGCGACGACGACGAGGAAGTGCTGTTCCCGGGCGTTACGGTCACGACCGAGGCCTACTCGATCCGGGTCGATGCGGACCTTTCGCTCGTCGACGGGCGAGTGTTCGTCTTCGCCGAGGACGAGATGAGCGAGCACGCCTACGAACTCGTCGCCGAGTCGGAAACGGACAGCTAA
- a CDS encoding aminoglycoside N(3)-acetyltransferase codes for MGEADAIDRVQEPCTISSLTEELRDLGVEPGQTLLVHSSLSSLGWVAGDAQAVVEALQNAVTPDGTLVMPTHTSQYTDPSVWSNPPVPSDWVETIRTERPAFRPAATPTRGMGAIPECFRTYPGVVRSSHPIYSFAAWGSAADEIVADHPFDYGLGEESPLASVYERDGDVLMLGTDYSTNTSLHLAEYRADLDLGTSTTTVPVLEDGERVLRDTEELETSTDDFPEVGAAFEAQHDYREGAVGAATATLLEQPALVDFATEWFETNR; via the coding sequence ATGGGCGAAGCAGACGCCATCGATCGCGTGCAGGAGCCGTGTACGATCTCGTCGCTAACCGAAGAACTGCGCGATCTGGGCGTAGAGCCGGGACAGACCCTCCTCGTTCACTCCTCGCTCTCGTCACTGGGCTGGGTTGCAGGTGACGCCCAGGCCGTCGTCGAGGCGCTCCAGAACGCCGTAACTCCCGATGGAACGCTCGTGATGCCGACGCACACGTCACAGTATACTGACCCATCCGTCTGGTCGAATCCGCCCGTTCCGTCGGATTGGGTCGAGACGATCCGGACGGAGCGTCCCGCATTTCGGCCAGCCGCGACACCGACGCGAGGCATGGGCGCAATTCCGGAATGTTTCCGAACCTATCCTGGCGTCGTCCGGAGTTCACACCCCATCTACTCGTTCGCTGCGTGGGGCTCGGCAGCCGACGAGATCGTCGCCGACCACCCGTTCGACTACGGACTCGGCGAGGAGTCCCCGCTCGCGTCCGTCTACGAGCGAGACGGTGACGTACTCATGCTCGGCACGGACTACAGTACAAACACGTCGCTGCACCTGGCCGAGTACCGTGCTGACCTCGATCTTGGAACGTCGACGACAACCGTGCCGGTCCTCGAGGACGGTGAGCGAGTCCTTCGTGACACCGAGGAACTCGAAACGTCAACGGACGATTTCCCCGAGGTTGGAGCCGCGTTCGAAGCCCAGCACGACTATCGCGAGGGTGCCGTTGGCGCTGCGACGGCCACCCTACTCGAGCAGCCGGCGCTCGTCGACTTCGCGACGGAGTGGTTCGAAACGAATCGGTAG
- a CDS encoding PIN domain-containing protein translates to MTVYVETDFLLALAKDSDWLQQSAEEALDEYDVETSAFSYLELLLARERYEFDYVPLVANLLELVPVRNEEERQIVLKAVNYYDEGMTAFDAFHAATAETRTLDVLSSEKDYEDIEVERVPLEPTDE, encoded by the coding sequence ATGACGGTCTACGTCGAAACCGACTTTTTACTCGCGCTCGCCAAAGACTCAGACTGGTTGCAGCAATCAGCAGAAGAAGCACTCGACGAGTACGACGTAGAAACGTCGGCCTTCTCCTATCTCGAACTCCTTCTCGCCCGAGAACGGTACGAGTTTGATTACGTCCCACTCGTGGCAAATCTGCTCGAACTCGTCCCTGTCCGGAACGAGGAAGAACGACAGATCGTTCTGAAGGCCGTCAACTACTACGACGAGGGAATGACGGCGTTCGATGCGTTCCACGCCGCGACTGCAGAAACTCGGACGCTGGACGTACTCTCATCGGAGAAAGACTACGAAGACATCGAGGTGGAACGAGTCCCGCTAGAACCTACTGATGAATGA
- a CDS encoding catalase encodes MPDTPHDDQPDGGTEREHDQPGERGDPTDGDQDPVADGGSDSSTPGTSDSHDGEIDETSKHDQLDEVRENPEGEELTSDHGVKISDTDNSLKAGERGPTIMEDFHFREKMTQFDHESIPERVVHARGTGAHGYFQPYEDPDLGDEYDDIEEVTKAKVLTDSDQKTPVFTRFSTVVGSRGSSDTVRDVRGFATKFYTEEGNWDLVGNNMPPFFIQDAMEFPDLVHAIKPEPDDGMPQASAAHDTFWDFASLKPEISHMIMWVLSGRALPRAYRMMQGFGVHTFRLVNDDGESVFVKFHWTPELGTHQLVWDETTKLWGKSSDFNRKGLYDVIEEGYDPEWELGIQIFDEEQAEEFDFDVLDPTKIVPETEVPVRPIGKMVLNETPDNFFAEVEQVAFHPGNVVPGIDFSNDPLLQGRLFSYQDTQLNRFGSANWDEIPINRPVAERHNNQRAGFMRQEINEGKASYKPNSIGDDDPQEVPEEEGGYEHYAEKISGKKIRNRSDSFEDHFTQARLFWNSMSEPEKQNIVDAAHFELGKVDRMEIRERMVYDLFNNVDHGFAKRVAEGIGVEPPESPGDELPDHDREDPSLSMENRTPDTIETRKIAMLIDDDFDDEHVSELRSALEDEGARVKIISKVLGEKSGANGETVEPDKHHVAAASVSFDAVLVPGGSESVDAMTQQGDPKHFVAEAFKHYKPIAAVGEGTELFEAVDLPDTDIADDGDLVSDAGVVTCRNDDLDEFAEKFIDAIAQHRHWDRDPEAVPA; translated from the coding sequence ATGCCCGACACACCACACGACGATCAGCCGGACGGTGGAACCGAGCGCGAACACGACCAGCCAGGCGAGCGTGGAGACCCAACAGACGGAGACCAGGACCCGGTCGCCGACGGCGGCTCCGACTCGAGTACGCCTGGGACCAGCGACAGCCACGACGGTGAGATTGACGAGACCAGCAAACACGACCAGCTCGATGAGGTTCGTGAGAATCCCGAGGGAGAGGAGTTGACGAGCGACCACGGTGTCAAGATCAGTGACACGGATAACTCCCTGAAGGCCGGCGAGCGCGGGCCGACGATCATGGAGGACTTCCACTTCCGGGAGAAGATGACCCAGTTCGACCACGAGTCGATCCCGGAGCGCGTGGTCCACGCCCGCGGGACGGGTGCGCACGGCTACTTTCAGCCCTACGAGGACCCGGACTTGGGCGACGAGTACGACGACATAGAGGAGGTGACGAAGGCGAAGGTGCTGACCGATTCTGACCAGAAGACACCGGTTTTCACCCGGTTTTCGACCGTCGTCGGCTCACGTGGGTCCTCGGACACCGTCCGGGACGTCCGTGGCTTCGCGACGAAGTTCTATACGGAGGAGGGCAACTGGGACCTCGTCGGGAACAACATGCCGCCCTTTTTCATCCAGGACGCGATGGAGTTCCCGGACCTCGTCCACGCGATCAAACCCGAACCCGACGACGGGATGCCCCAGGCCTCTGCGGCCCACGACACGTTCTGGGACTTCGCCTCCCTCAAGCCGGAAATCAGCCACATGATCATGTGGGTGCTCTCAGGTCGCGCCCTCCCACGGGCCTACCGGATGATGCAGGGTTTCGGCGTCCACACCTTCCGACTGGTCAACGACGATGGCGAGTCGGTGTTCGTCAAGTTCCACTGGACGCCCGAACTCGGCACCCATCAGCTCGTCTGGGACGAGACGACGAAGCTCTGGGGGAAGAGCTCGGATTTCAACCGAAAAGGGCTCTACGACGTCATCGAGGAGGGGTACGATCCCGAATGGGAACTCGGCATCCAGATCTTCGACGAGGAACAGGCCGAGGAGTTCGACTTCGACGTCCTCGATCCGACGAAGATCGTCCCCGAGACCGAGGTTCCAGTACGGCCGATCGGCAAGATGGTCTTGAACGAAACGCCGGACAACTTCTTCGCCGAAGTAGAGCAGGTCGCGTTCCACCCCGGCAACGTCGTCCCCGGCATCGACTTCTCGAACGACCCGCTCTTGCAGGGCCGGCTGTTCTCCTACCAGGACACCCAGCTCAACCGCTTCGGCAGCGCCAACTGGGACGAAATCCCGATCAACCGGCCCGTCGCCGAACGGCACAACAACCAGCGCGCCGGGTTCATGCGCCAGGAGATCAACGAGGGGAAGGCTTCCTACAAGCCGAACTCGATCGGCGACGACGACCCACAGGAGGTTCCCGAGGAGGAAGGCGGCTACGAACACTACGCCGAGAAAATCTCCGGGAAGAAGATTCGCAATCGCAGCGACAGCTTCGAGGACCACTTTACGCAGGCGCGGCTGTTCTGGAACAGCATGTCCGAGCCCGAAAAACAGAACATCGTCGACGCCGCCCACTTCGAGCTCGGCAAGGTCGATCGCATGGAGATTCGCGAGCGGATGGTCTACGACCTGTTCAACAACGTCGACCACGGGTTCGCGAAACGGGTCGCCGAAGGGATCGGCGTCGAGCCACCCGAATCGCCCGGTGACGAGCTGCCGGACCACGACCGGGAGGATCCGTCGCTCAGCATGGAAAACCGGACCCCAGACACGATCGAGACCCGCAAAATCGCGATGCTAATCGACGATGACTTCGACGACGAACACGTCTCGGAGCTTCGATCGGCACTGGAGGACGAGGGCGCTCGAGTGAAGATCATCTCGAAGGTCCTCGGCGAGAAATCGGGGGCTAACGGTGAGACGGTCGAACCGGACAAACACCACGTCGCGGCGGCCTCGGTTTCGTTCGACGCGGTCCTCGTTCCCGGCGGCAGCGAGAGCGTCGACGCAATGACCCAGCAGGGCGATCCGAAGCACTTCGTCGCCGAGGCGTTCAAACACTACAAGCCAATCGCCGCAGTCGGCGAGGGAACGGAGCTGTTCGAGGCGGTCGACCTGCCGGATACGGATATCGCCGACGATGGCGACCTCGTCTCGGACGCCGGCGTCGTTACCTGTCGGAACGACGATCTGGACGAGTTCGCCGAAAAATTCATCGACGCGATTGCCCAGCACCGCCACTGGGACCGGGATCCGGAAGCAGTCCCAGCGTAG
- a CDS encoding flavodoxin domain-containing protein, whose translation MLSLLIYYGTGEGQTATVADRIADVLRNRGHDATTVDAADGLGDHAPESFDAVLVGASVHMGTHQSTVSEFVRTEREALASRPTAFFQLSLASAVDDDSARADAAEYVDEFLEKTDWQPDRIGLFGGALRYSKYGFLKRLVMKRIAKGATGDSDTSRDYEYTDWYEVEAFTADFAAFVEGRLDTSAASDRTQE comes from the coding sequence ATGCTATCGCTCCTCATTTACTACGGCACTGGAGAGGGTCAGACGGCCACTGTTGCCGACCGAATCGCCGACGTGCTTCGCAACCGCGGTCACGATGCGACTACGGTCGACGCTGCGGATGGGCTGGGAGATCATGCTCCCGAGTCGTTCGACGCCGTTCTCGTCGGGGCATCGGTCCACATGGGAACGCACCAGTCGACTGTGAGTGAGTTCGTGCGGACCGAACGCGAGGCGCTGGCGTCGCGACCGACCGCGTTCTTCCAGTTGTCGCTTGCCTCAGCCGTCGACGACGACTCAGCACGGGCGGACGCAGCGGAGTACGTCGACGAGTTCCTCGAGAAGACCGACTGGCAGCCGGACCGAATCGGACTCTTCGGTGGCGCGCTTCGGTACTCAAAGTACGGCTTCCTCAAACGGCTCGTGATGAAACGAATCGCGAAGGGGGCGACCGGCGATAGCGATACGTCCCGGGATTACGAGTACACGGACTGGTACGAGGTCGAGGCGTTCACCGCGGATTTCGCTGCGTTCGTCGAGGGGCGGCTCGATACATCAGCCGCCTCCGACCGAACCCAGGAGTAG
- a CDS encoding MBL fold metallo-hydrolase, translating into METTDERSPSQRGERVERLEFSVEWPPNHAAAYLVEGPTGERVLVDAGPPGEQATETMRTQLNGLGVALETIDAVVITHPHSDHIGQVPALRAAGVTVYAPEPALEQVRRDEDDLAARVRETTRSAGYEDAALEREVERARHSLERNRRLLDPDDAIGFSFGDSFCVGGLEFEPIHTPGHQVHHASLATSIGGERVLFSGDALIESFRAGALHVGLDDGAYEAVEAFDAGLGRLEDVTSAHPFERVCPGHGPIFTDTAGALADTRADLDSLLESREDAVAAVGPATPLEITEHLYGDLQYPAQLLDTLGALGTLAERDEVAFDWRDGVRYYRTADGSAALGQ; encoded by the coding sequence ATGGAGACGACGGACGAGCGCTCGCCATCCCAGCGTGGTGAGCGCGTCGAGCGACTCGAGTTCAGCGTCGAGTGGCCGCCGAACCACGCCGCCGCATATCTCGTCGAGGGGCCAACAGGGGAACGGGTGCTCGTCGATGCGGGACCGCCCGGCGAGCAGGCAACGGAGACGATGCGAACCCAACTGAACGGGCTCGGCGTCGCCCTCGAAACGATCGATGCAGTCGTTATCACACACCCCCATAGCGACCACATCGGACAGGTACCGGCGCTGCGCGCAGCTGGTGTGACGGTCTACGCGCCCGAACCCGCGCTCGAGCAGGTCCGACGCGACGAGGACGACCTCGCAGCGCGCGTTCGCGAGACGACACGCTCCGCGGGCTACGAGGATGCGGCACTCGAGCGTGAGGTCGAGCGCGCGCGGCACTCGCTCGAACGGAACCGACGGCTGCTCGATCCCGACGATGCGATCGGGTTCTCGTTCGGCGACTCGTTTTGTGTGGGGGGACTCGAGTTCGAGCCGATTCACACGCCGGGTCACCAGGTACACCATGCGAGTCTCGCAACGAGCATTGGCGGCGAGCGGGTGCTGTTCAGCGGCGACGCACTCATCGAATCGTTTCGGGCGGGTGCGCTACACGTTGGCCTCGACGACGGAGCGTACGAGGCAGTCGAGGCGTTCGATGCTGGACTGGGGCGACTCGAGGATGTGACGTCTGCGCACCCGTTCGAACGGGTCTGTCCGGGCCACGGGCCGATCTTCACCGACACCGCGGGAGCGCTCGCGGACACTCGGGCTGATCTCGACTCGCTACTCGAGTCCAGAGAGGATGCTGTCGCAGCCGTCGGGCCGGCGACGCCGCTCGAGATTACGGAACACCTGTACGGCGACCTGCAGTATCCGGCGCAGTTGCTCGACACACTCGGTGCGCTCGGAACGCTCGCCGAGCGAGACGAAGTCGCGTTCGACTGGCGCGATGGCGTGCGGTACTATCGGACGGCGGATGGATCCGCTGCGCTGGGTCAGTAA
- a CDS encoding type II toxin-antitoxin system PemK/MazF family toxin gives MSEDTEVRRGDVVIVRLDPAEGHEMKKTRPAVVVQNDVGNKNASTTIVAPATGTYRGYPFEVLVEAAKSPFEKDSSIRLDQVRVVSIEKRIHSVLGSLDTETMEAVDEALKLSLGLD, from the coding sequence ATGAGCGAGGATACGGAGGTTCGTCGCGGTGACGTCGTTATCGTTCGCCTTGATCCAGCAGAAGGGCACGAGATGAAAAAGACTCGTCCTGCAGTCGTCGTCCAGAACGACGTTGGGAACAAAAATGCCAGTACGACAATCGTTGCACCTGCGACGGGAACGTATCGAGGTTATCCGTTCGAGGTTCTTGTTGAGGCAGCGAAGTCGCCGTTTGAGAAAGATTCCTCGATCCGTCTCGACCAGGTGCGTGTCGTCTCCATCGAAAAGCGGATTCACTCAGTTCTTGGAAGCCTCGACACAGAAACGATGGAGGCGGTGGACGAGGCGTTGAAACTGAGTCTCGGACTAGACTGA
- a CDS encoding shikimate kinase, which translates to MDGRAVAPAAGTVLNALATGTGSAFAIDLETTATVELEQHEKLAEHEIDTVDGHIVGHPDADTDLIERCVELTIAAFAADAGLDPETVGGRVRTESEVPLAAGLKSSSAAANATVLATLDALGVADAVDRIDACRLGVRAAREAGVTATGAFDDASASMLGGVTITDNTGDELLAREAFDDDLQALVYTPPEQAFSADADIDACKRVAPMARLVEELALDGRYGEAMTVNGFAFCGVLEFPTGPMVEALPDVKGVSLSGTGPSYVAIGEQESLEAVRERWDDRDGTTRILQLRTDGTRVQDRSREGGEI; encoded by the coding sequence ATGGATGGTCGCGCCGTCGCACCTGCTGCCGGAACCGTTCTCAACGCGCTCGCAACGGGAACCGGTTCGGCGTTCGCGATCGATCTCGAGACGACTGCGACAGTCGAACTCGAGCAACACGAGAAACTCGCGGAACACGAAATCGACACCGTCGATGGCCACATCGTAGGCCACCCCGACGCCGACACCGACCTCATCGAACGCTGTGTCGAACTCACAATTGCGGCGTTTGCCGCCGACGCCGGACTCGACCCGGAAACTGTCGGCGGTCGCGTCCGAACCGAAAGTGAGGTTCCACTGGCCGCCGGCCTCAAAAGTTCGAGCGCGGCCGCCAACGCGACGGTGCTCGCCACCCTCGACGCACTCGGCGTCGCCGATGCGGTCGACCGAATCGACGCCTGCCGACTCGGCGTCCGTGCCGCCCGCGAAGCCGGTGTCACCGCCACCGGCGCGTTCGACGACGCCAGCGCCAGCATGCTCGGCGGCGTGACGATCACTGACAACACGGGCGACGAACTACTCGCCCGCGAAGCGTTCGACGACGACCTGCAAGCACTCGTCTACACCCCGCCAGAACAGGCCTTCAGCGCCGACGCCGACATCGACGCCTGCAAGCGCGTCGCGCCGATGGCACGCCTGGTCGAAGAACTCGCACTCGACGGCCGCTATGGCGAGGCGATGACCGTCAACGGGTTTGCGTTCTGCGGGGTACTCGAGTTCCCGACGGGACCGATGGTCGAGGCACTCCCGGATGTGAAGGGCGTGTCGCTGTCGGGGACGGGGCCGAGTTACGTTGCGATTGGCGAACAGGAGTCACTCGAAGCCGTCCGCGAACGGTGGGATGATCGCGACGGAACGACGCGGATTTTGCAGTTGCGGACGGATGGAACACGAGTGCAGGACAGGTCCAGGGAGGGCGGAGAGATATGA
- a CDS encoding DUF5694 domain-containing protein, with the protein MAETDTAPTGWPSPDSTDLQVMLLGTYHMDNPRLDELNLESDDVLTAQRQTELESFATDLARWNADRIAVERPYDRFEAVNSLYDEYRSGERRYDTEERIEPPHPFRDETDTECRSEVVQLGFRVADELAHEQVSPVDYPVRLGNDSLESLRDQGFEPDEKESALESDPEQQLEMMATQLQSSTIPEFHHWLNQEEQLGINDESLFDAYLRWGENDNFGGPRVLSTWYDRNIRIVHNVWRAIEPDDERVLLLVGNGHVPVLRHLFATAPLFCPVSPLPYC; encoded by the coding sequence ATGGCGGAGACCGACACTGCCCCTACTGGCTGGCCATCCCCCGACTCGACGGATCTCCAGGTGATGCTCCTCGGGACGTACCATATGGACAATCCGAGGCTGGACGAACTAAATCTCGAAAGCGACGACGTACTCACCGCACAGAGACAGACCGAACTCGAGTCCTTCGCTACAGACCTCGCTCGCTGGAACGCCGACCGCATTGCCGTCGAACGGCCATATGACCGGTTCGAGGCGGTGAACAGCCTCTACGACGAGTACCGGTCCGGCGAGCGTCGATACGATACAGAAGAACGAATCGAGCCACCACACCCGTTTCGAGACGAGACCGACACCGAGTGTCGGAGTGAAGTCGTTCAGCTTGGCTTTCGAGTCGCGGACGAACTGGCGCACGAACAGGTGTCTCCAGTTGACTACCCGGTACGGCTTGGAAACGACTCGCTCGAATCGCTTCGCGACCAGGGGTTCGAACCGGACGAGAAGGAGAGTGCACTCGAGTCCGATCCAGAACAGCAGTTGGAAATGATGGCGACCCAGCTGCAATCATCGACGATTCCGGAGTTCCACCACTGGCTGAACCAAGAGGAGCAACTCGGCATAAACGACGAATCACTGTTCGATGCGTACCTTCGATGGGGAGAGAACGACAACTTCGGCGGCCCTCGAGTACTCTCAACCTGGTACGACCGCAACATCCGAATCGTGCACAACGTCTGGCGGGCGATTGAACCGGACGACGAACGGGTCCTCCTTCTCGTCGGCAACGGACACGTACCCGTGCTTCGGCATCTGTTTGCGACAGCGCCGCTGTTCTGTCCAGTGAGTCCACTGCCGTACTGCTAG
- a CDS encoding chorismate mutase codes for MTRNTATDGGSETEKRTPEEMDLEELREEIQTIDREIVELIAQRTYVADTIAAVKDEKDLPTTDEKQEEQVMDRAGRNAEQFDVDANLVKAIFRLLIELNKVEQRSTR; via the coding sequence ATGACTCGAAACACAGCCACAGATGGCGGATCGGAGACGGAGAAACGAACACCGGAGGAGATGGATCTCGAAGAACTCCGTGAGGAAATTCAGACGATTGATCGAGAGATTGTCGAATTGATCGCCCAGCGCACCTACGTCGCGGATACAATCGCGGCGGTCAAAGACGAGAAGGATCTGCCGACGACCGACGAGAAACAAGAAGAGCAGGTGATGGACCGGGCGGGTCGAAACGCAGAGCAGTTCGACGTGGATGCGAACCTCGTGAAAGCGATCTTCCGACTCTTGATCGAGTTGAACAAAGTTGAGCAAAGGAGTACTAGATAA